One genomic region from Leptolyngbyaceae cyanobacterium JSC-12 encodes:
- a CDS encoding ABC exporter ATP-binding subunit, DevA family (IMG reference gene:2510093879~PFAM: ABC transporter~TIGRFAM: ABC exporter ATP-binding subunit, DevA family), translating into MFQQPVIAIDKVNHYYGSGRLRKQILFEVTNSIQPGEIVIMMGPSGSGKTTLLTLIGALRSTQEGSMKVLGEELRGASNTQLVKLRRNIGYIFQAHNLLNSLTAQQNVQMSLELHDDHLTVRERQHRALEMLDAVGLRDWADYYPHDLSGGQKQRVAIARALASHPKIVLADEPTSALDKQSGRDVVDIMQRLAKQQGSAIVLVTHDNRILDVADRIIYMEDGRLSNLETVPV; encoded by the coding sequence ATGTTTCAACAACCTGTTATTGCCATTGATAAAGTCAATCACTACTACGGGTCAGGGCGGCTACGGAAGCAAATTCTATTTGAGGTTACAAACTCGATTCAACCCGGTGAGATTGTGATCATGATGGGCCCATCTGGGTCGGGCAAGACAACATTATTAACGCTGATTGGGGCATTGCGTTCAACTCAGGAAGGCAGTATGAAAGTGCTGGGAGAAGAACTGCGAGGTGCTTCTAATACTCAGTTGGTGAAGCTCAGACGCAACATTGGGTATATTTTCCAGGCTCATAATTTATTGAATTCTCTGACGGCTCAACAGAATGTGCAAATGTCCTTAGAACTGCATGATGATCACCTGACGGTACGAGAACGACAACACCGGGCATTGGAAATGTTAGATGCAGTCGGTTTGAGAGACTGGGCTGATTATTACCCGCATGATTTATCGGGTGGGCAGAAGCAGCGAGTGGCGATCGCCCGTGCCCTTGCCAGTCATCCCAAAATTGTGCTAGCAGACGAACCCACCTCAGCACTGGATAAACAATCGGGGCGGGACGTGGTAGATATTATGCAACGGTTGGCAAAACAGCAAGGGTCCGCAATTGTGCTAGTAACGCACGATAATCGTATTCTCGACGTAGCGGATCGCATTATCTATATGGAAGATGGACGGTTATCGAACCTGGAGACTGTTCCTGTTTAA
- a CDS encoding family 3 adenylate cyclase (IMG reference gene:2510093880~PFAM: Adenylate and Guanylate cyclase catalytic domain) produces MQNTRLELHRLLQERILHPEKIDEIDRQIHKIFDQDCAILVLDLSGFSRLTFRHGIVHFLAMVHRMTAIATPIVHQYQGRVVKQEADNLFAVFTNVKAAVATAIDIFNAFAAVNVDLPADQDLYAAIGIGYGTTLVVGDDDLFGNEMNLASKLGEDLARQGEILLTEAAYRQLQPHPEQWEAIPLVISGLEVMAYKWLGTGI; encoded by the coding sequence ATGCAAAATACTCGACTGGAATTGCATCGCTTATTGCAAGAGCGCATTTTACATCCTGAAAAAATAGATGAAATTGATCGCCAAATTCACAAGATTTTTGATCAGGATTGTGCCATTTTGGTGCTGGATTTATCAGGTTTTTCTCGGTTGACGTTTCGTCATGGGATTGTGCACTTTTTGGCAATGGTGCACCGCATGACGGCGATCGCTACTCCGATCGTTCATCAGTATCAGGGGCGGGTTGTAAAGCAGGAAGCTGACAATTTATTTGCTGTGTTTACCAACGTCAAAGCAGCCGTTGCCACAGCTATTGATATTTTCAATGCGTTTGCAGCGGTAAATGTTGACTTACCGGCTGACCAAGATCTGTATGCTGCGATCGGCATTGGCTACGGCACTACTTTGGTTGTTGGCGATGATGATTTATTTGGTAATGAAATGAATTTAGCGAGCAAACTGGGCGAAGATCTGGCGCGTCAGGGCGAAATTTTGCTCACAGAGGCAGCTTATCGCCAGCTTCAACCCCATCCTGAACAGTGGGAGGCGATACCATTGGTAATCTCAGGGCTAGAAGTGATGGCATACAAATGGTTAGGGACGGGAATTTAG
- a CDS encoding RNA polymerase, sigma subunit, ECF family (IMG reference gene:2510093877~PFAM: Sigma-70, region 4; Sigma-70 region 2~TIGRFAM: RNA polymerase sigma factor, sigma-70 family) — protein MGVIKGGRLSVKIPPMNHSLRLSWTSVEAAATQVPVQPEKLSNYDLILQCQAGHRPDKAAFGELMRRYQPHVERVLYHLAPDWQDRADLAQEVWIRVYRNIKRLNEPGKFRGWLSRIATNLFYDELRKRKRHTSPLSLDAPLSMDDGEMDWEIASEAPGPDEDLTTREFYDQLRDAIADLPEAFRTTIVLREIQGMAYEEIAELTGVSLGTVKSRIARARLRLQSQLQNYLDGV, from the coding sequence ATGGGCGTCATAAAAGGTGGAAGATTAAGCGTAAAAATTCCGCCCATGAATCACTCTCTTCGGCTATCCTGGACATCTGTGGAAGCGGCGGCGACCCAAGTGCCAGTTCAACCAGAAAAACTCTCCAACTACGACTTAATTTTGCAATGTCAAGCCGGACATCGCCCAGATAAGGCTGCTTTTGGGGAACTGATGCGTCGGTATCAGCCTCACGTTGAAAGAGTGCTCTATCACCTTGCGCCCGACTGGCAAGATCGAGCTGACCTGGCACAGGAAGTTTGGATTCGAGTTTATCGAAACATTAAGCGCCTGAATGAGCCTGGAAAGTTCCGGGGCTGGCTCAGCCGAATTGCCACAAATTTATTCTACGATGAACTGCGAAAACGGAAGCGCCATACTAGTCCTCTTTCGTTGGATGCTCCCCTCTCGATGGACGATGGCGAGATGGATTGGGAAATTGCTTCGGAAGCCCCTGGACCAGACGAAGATTTGACTACTCGCGAATTTTATGACCAGCTTCGAGATGCGATCGCTGATCTACCCGAAGCCTTCCGCACTACCATTGTGTTGCGAGAAATTCAAGGCATGGCTTATGAGGAAATTGCTGAGTTAACAGGAGTTTCTTTAGGGACTGTGAAATCTAGAATTGCTCGTGCTCGTTTGCGGTTACAATCCCAACTGCAAAACTACTTGGACGGAGTTTAG
- a CDS encoding hypothetical protein (IMG reference gene:2510093882~PFAM: Tetratricopeptide repeat), whose product MKRLVRSLCLTLVTVAFASVSPICTIALTPVSVWAQAGKDSSKDLFDQAQKLLETGVQHYGAHQFALAEATFLQALKIYQALKNQPGQWVTLHFLGLMHSSNRNFVKANLYHEQSLKIAQEMGDRVRQIDALNGLGQSALLAGNNAQALNYYQQGLSLAKSIPDRDREAKTLEGLSDVYITMGNDAKAREYQQQRDALINQTGRATITPQEQIMKLIKQAQQLDERGTPQALQESVKRYETALALAREHNNRTLESTTLLGLGVSIYRLGQRQQALTYLTQSLQIFRSLSVSQPKLEVAILISLGRIHSDLGEKQKALAFYNEALQLQKPLDDKFAESTLLNNIGKVYIDLSEYTKGLDYFRQGLALANTVGDRLAAGRALNNIGLTYANLGLYQRALDQYEQAHTLFQSINQSFDVAITLNNIGTVYGYLGQRPKALKYFNQALELVKNTSDRAQQSVALANIGWVYSYEDNRKAIQYYEQALTLVREVSDPLREASILGNLGQEYAVIGNYVQAQQMFRTMQQIAEKVGDRNQHAFALTSLGQIAHLQKNYPSAIQLFRQALKLAQPIGDRRLEGFVHLSMARALLAANQPAIAEQSILKAIDLWETMRADLGSNDINKISLFEEYARAYRLLQVARIAQNKPEAALEAAERGRARAFVDLLAGRLESQERSSVHSILTIQQIRQIAKAENATLVEYSILQDDVPPFQPQPAQETTLLIWVVKPDGSVTMRQTDLRGVKPQQQSLEALLTQTRESIGRQTSIVVRQVDTRRTAPSRQQAIAQLQQLYQLLIQPIADLLPTKPDSRIVFMPQGALFFVPFAALQDASGNYLIQNHTVLTAPSIQVLNLTRKAQVNQVTASQPSKALIVGNPTMPKISLAPGEPPQQLSPLPWTEAEAKVIASLLKTEAITGDRAAKTAILQKMPTARFIHLATHGLIDDFKGMGVPGAIALAPDPVKASTPQNRTTENGILTADEILDLKLNAELVVLSACDTAQGRITGDGVIGLSRSFISAGVPSLVVSLWSVPDDSTMFLMAEFYQNLQQTTDKASALRQAMLTTMQRYPSPRDWAAFTLIGKADLSSKIVQ is encoded by the coding sequence ATGAAACGTCTTGTGCGATCGCTCTGTTTGACCCTGGTCACAGTGGCATTTGCTAGTGTTTCACCGATCTGTACAATTGCGCTCACTCCGGTATCTGTGTGGGCGCAAGCTGGCAAAGACTCTAGTAAAGACCTATTCGATCAGGCTCAAAAACTGCTTGAAACAGGAGTTCAACACTATGGTGCTCATCAATTTGCACTGGCAGAAGCAACCTTTTTGCAAGCATTAAAAATTTATCAAGCACTCAAAAATCAACCTGGTCAATGGGTTACCTTACATTTTTTGGGGTTGATGCACTCTAGCAATCGCAATTTTGTTAAGGCGAACCTTTATCATGAGCAAAGTTTGAAGATCGCTCAAGAAATGGGCGATCGTGTAAGACAAATTGATGCACTCAACGGTCTTGGGCAGTCTGCTCTCCTGGCAGGAAACAACGCCCAAGCCCTGAATTATTATCAGCAAGGTTTGTCACTTGCTAAAAGTATTCCTGATCGCGATCGGGAAGCGAAAACACTGGAGGGATTGAGTGATGTTTACATTACAATGGGGAATGATGCAAAGGCAAGAGAGTATCAACAGCAACGTGATGCCTTAATCAATCAGACAGGGCGAGCAACGATCACGCCTCAAGAACAGATCATGAAATTGATCAAGCAGGCGCAGCAGTTAGACGAGCGCGGGACTCCTCAAGCATTACAAGAGTCAGTGAAGCGTTACGAAACTGCGCTTGCGCTCGCTCGCGAACACAACAATCGAACCTTAGAATCGACAACACTGTTAGGGTTGGGAGTTAGCATTTACCGTTTAGGACAACGGCAGCAAGCTCTTACCTATTTAACACAATCCCTTCAGATATTTCGATCGCTTAGCGTTTCTCAACCCAAACTAGAAGTAGCCATTTTAATATCATTAGGCAGAATTCACTCAGATTTAGGAGAGAAACAAAAGGCACTGGCTTTTTACAACGAAGCACTCCAGTTGCAAAAACCCTTAGATGATAAATTTGCAGAAAGCACACTACTGAACAACATTGGTAAAGTTTACATTGATCTCAGCGAATATACAAAAGGGTTGGATTACTTCAGGCAGGGTCTGGCGTTGGCGAATACAGTGGGCGATCGCTTAGCAGCAGGTAGAGCACTCAACAATATTGGTTTAACCTATGCTAATTTAGGGCTTTATCAACGTGCACTAGACCAATACGAACAGGCACATACACTGTTTCAATCAATTAACCAATCGTTTGATGTAGCCATCACACTCAACAATATTGGCACTGTATATGGCTATTTAGGACAACGTCCCAAAGCATTGAAATATTTCAATCAAGCACTGGAATTGGTGAAAAATACAAGTGATCGGGCACAACAATCCGTCGCTCTCGCAAATATTGGCTGGGTTTACTCCTACGAAGATAACCGTAAAGCGATTCAGTATTACGAGCAAGCTTTGACATTGGTGAGAGAAGTGAGTGATCCCCTGCGAGAAGCTAGCATTTTAGGAAATTTGGGCCAAGAGTATGCAGTCATTGGCAATTACGTTCAAGCACAACAGATGTTCCGCACAATGCAGCAAATTGCTGAAAAAGTTGGCGATCGCAACCAACATGCCTTTGCCCTTACCTCTTTAGGTCAAATTGCCCATCTCCAAAAGAACTATCCCAGTGCAATTCAACTATTTCGGCAAGCACTGAAACTGGCACAACCCATTGGCGATCGTCGCCTTGAAGGATTTGTTCACCTTTCCATGGCACGGGCTTTACTCGCCGCCAATCAACCTGCAATTGCCGAACAAAGTATCCTCAAAGCAATTGATCTTTGGGAAACGATGCGAGCTGATCTGGGGAGTAACGATATCAATAAGATTTCCTTATTTGAGGAGTACGCTCGTGCCTATCGATTGTTGCAGGTAGCACGGATTGCTCAGAACAAACCAGAAGCTGCATTAGAAGCTGCAGAACGCGGGCGGGCACGGGCATTTGTGGATCTCCTGGCAGGACGGTTAGAATCGCAGGAACGTTCATCTGTCCATTCCATACTGACTATTCAGCAAATACGGCAAATTGCCAAAGCTGAAAATGCAACCCTTGTGGAATATTCGATTCTGCAAGATGATGTGCCCCCATTTCAACCGCAACCTGCCCAAGAAACAACTCTGTTGATTTGGGTCGTTAAACCTGATGGCAGCGTTACGATGCGGCAAACCGACTTACGGGGGGTGAAGCCTCAACAGCAATCGCTGGAAGCATTGCTGACTCAAACTCGTGAATCGATTGGGCGGCAAACTAGTATTGTGGTAAGACAGGTAGATACGCGCCGTACGGCACCATCTCGCCAGCAAGCGATCGCTCAACTCCAACAGCTATATCAACTGTTGATTCAACCCATTGCTGATCTATTGCCCACTAAGCCCGACAGTCGCATTGTATTCATGCCCCAGGGTGCGTTGTTTTTCGTGCCTTTTGCGGCTCTCCAAGATGCCTCTGGTAATTATCTCATTCAAAACCACACCGTTCTCACTGCTCCTTCGATCCAGGTGTTGAATCTCACTCGCAAAGCTCAGGTCAATCAGGTGACAGCTTCTCAGCCTAGCAAGGCGTTAATTGTGGGAAATCCCACCATGCCTAAAATTTCCCTCGCACCCGGAGAGCCACCTCAACAACTTTCTCCTCTTCCCTGGACTGAAGCTGAAGCAAAAGTCATTGCATCGTTGCTGAAAACTGAAGCCATCACGGGCGATCGCGCAGCTAAAACTGCCATTCTCCAAAAAATGCCAACGGCTCGCTTTATTCATCTTGCCACCCATGGCTTAATTGATGATTTCAAAGGGATGGGAGTTCCTGGTGCGATCGCCCTTGCCCCTGATCCAGTTAAAGCTTCAACCCCTCAAAACCGAACAACCGAAAATGGCATCCTGACGGCGGATGAAATTTTAGATCTGAAACTGAATGCAGAGTTAGTAGTTTTAAGTGCCTGCGATACCGCTCAAGGACGAATTACTGGAGATGGCGTAATTGGCTTGTCACGCTCATTTATTTCAGCCGGAGTGCCCAGTCTAGTGGTTTCGCTTTGGTCTGTACCAGATGATTCCACCATGTTTTTAATGGCAGAATTTTATCAGAACCTTCAACAAACCACCGATAAAGCCAGTGCCCTGCGTCAAGCAATGCTAACCACTATGCAACGCTACCCCAGCCCACGAGATTGGGCCGCCTTTACACTCATTGGCAAAGCAGACCTGTCCAGCAAAATTGTTCAATAA
- a CDS encoding hypothetical protein (IMG reference gene:2510093876), which yields MPSKFDSYNSNDQLPADNRNQSSRLPNVMQRDRFELLSAYLDGEVSAEERRQVEQWLANDPTVQRLHARLLNLRQAFQNIPVPTSTAEETQKTVDAVLERVDRRSKRSMIWGGVAIAAVAVGAITSTFLGENSPLPQMANRDASRTETRIGAQSDSEPLLIALDKPLVSIPKTPVADSESSEIDKGIPVESTDNIR from the coding sequence ATGCCTTCTAAATTTGACTCTTATAATTCAAACGACCAACTCCCTGCTGATAATCGGAACCAATCTTCCCGGTTACCGAATGTTATGCAGCGCGATCGCTTCGAACTGTTGAGCGCCTACCTTGACGGTGAGGTTTCGGCAGAGGAGCGGCGCCAAGTTGAACAGTGGCTGGCAAACGATCCAACAGTTCAACGACTTCATGCTCGTTTGTTGAATCTCCGGCAAGCTTTCCAGAACATTCCTGTCCCCACTTCTACCGCAGAGGAAACGCAAAAGACTGTAGATGCCGTGTTAGAGCGAGTAGACCGTCGCTCGAAACGCTCTATGATTTGGGGTGGAGTCGCAATTGCTGCTGTTGCTGTTGGAGCAATTACTAGTACTTTTTTGGGTGAAAATTCACCGCTCCCGCAAATGGCGAATCGAGATGCCAGCAGAACTGAAACTCGGATTGGTGCCCAGTCTGATTCTGAACCGTTATTAATCGCACTGGATAAGCCACTGGTATCTATCCCAAAAACACCTGTGGCTGATTCAGAAAGTAGCGAGATAGATAAGGGGATTCCGGTTGAGTCTACCGATAATATTCGTTAG
- a CDS encoding hypothetical protein (IMG reference gene:2510093881), with amino-acid sequence MNNKEQLPEFMTGGAEHGNSLFQYVQSLSPETIAQLSKPASTEVFQVMERNIVGLLGALPSEGFNIMITTSREDLGRLLASAMMSGYFLRNAEQRMAFEKSFAIGESETAEQ; translated from the coding sequence GTGAACAACAAGGAACAATTGCCAGAATTTATGACAGGCGGAGCAGAGCACGGCAACTCGTTGTTCCAGTACGTACAGTCTTTGAGTCCTGAAACGATCGCTCAACTGTCTAAGCCAGCTTCAACTGAAGTTTTTCAGGTTATGGAGCGAAACATCGTTGGATTACTGGGGGCGCTGCCGTCCGAAGGCTTTAACATTATGATCACAACAAGCCGTGAAGATTTGGGTCGCTTACTGGCATCGGCAATGATGAGCGGTTACTTTCTTCGCAATGCTGAACAACGAATGGCATTTGAGAAATCCTTCGCGATCGGCGAATCCGAGACTGCCGAACAATGA
- a CDS encoding putative phosphohydrolase (IMG reference gene:2510093878), with translation MRESSLLVAQITDIHLFAESDKYLLGLKTQESFQAVLHQLKNLERQPDLLLLTGDLSQDGSAESYEALHTMLQPLGIPVYWVPGNHDKPSVMAKVLTRSPISNQKSFRAGGWRFLLLDSCVPGCVHGALSPEGLTWLEAELSQYPNEPTLIAFHHPPFLVGSDWMDDIGLLNADALFAVCDRHPQIKLVLFGHIHQEFYQQRNGVNYLGTPSTCIQFKPNSPKFSLDEEQPGLRLITLFPDGTWQSVVQRTTYVCELDLTAVGY, from the coding sequence ATGCGTGAATCCTCCCTTCTGGTTGCCCAAATTACCGACATTCACCTATTTGCTGAGTCAGATAAGTACCTGTTAGGGCTAAAAACACAAGAATCTTTCCAGGCAGTCCTACATCAGTTGAAAAACTTAGAACGACAACCGGATCTGTTACTGTTGACGGGCGATTTGTCTCAAGATGGCTCAGCAGAATCCTACGAAGCACTTCACACTATGTTACAGCCATTGGGCATTCCAGTTTACTGGGTACCTGGAAACCACGATAAACCGTCTGTTATGGCAAAGGTATTGACGCGATCGCCCATTTCTAACCAAAAATCATTTCGAGCTGGGGGATGGCGTTTTCTCTTGTTAGATAGTTGTGTGCCAGGATGCGTGCATGGTGCACTTTCGCCGGAAGGGTTGACTTGGCTGGAGGCTGAACTGAGCCAGTACCCCAACGAGCCGACACTGATTGCGTTTCATCATCCCCCTTTCCTCGTTGGATCTGATTGGATGGACGACATCGGCTTATTAAATGCAGACGCGCTATTTGCCGTGTGCGATCGCCACCCTCAAATTAAACTCGTGCTATTTGGGCACATTCACCAGGAGTTCTACCAACAACGCAACGGAGTCAATTACCTGGGAACTCCCTCCACCTGCATCCAATTCAAGCCCAATAGTCCAAAATTCTCGCTGGATGAAGAGCAGCCTGGACTGCGGCTCATCACCTTATTCCCCGATGGTACCTGGCAGTCTGTTGTTCAGCGCACTACTTACGTCTGTGAACTTGATCTGACGGCAGTTGGATATTAA
- a CDS encoding hypothetical protein (IMG reference gene:2510093875~PFAM: AIG2-like family), with protein sequence MSKFIHFFVYGTLKPGEINYRICADFVVEAQPAIAQGQLYHLPFGYPAMTVDEVGTVHGYILSFRDPVILTILDEFEQHSPELFQQLLPGESYADNQYTRQQFPVITPKRSPAIAWGYVMSPNQISRLRGTLVPGGQWSGTLVSNEYYR encoded by the coding sequence ATGTCTAAATTCATTCATTTTTTTGTTTACGGCACCCTAAAGCCTGGAGAAATCAACTACCGGATCTGTGCAGACTTTGTTGTAGAGGCTCAACCTGCGATCGCCCAGGGACAGCTTTATCATTTACCCTTTGGCTATCCTGCGATGACCGTTGATGAAGTCGGCACCGTGCATGGCTACATCCTGTCATTCCGTGATCCTGTCATTTTGACGATTTTGGACGAGTTTGAGCAGCATAGCCCCGAATTGTTTCAACAGTTGCTTCCAGGGGAATCCTATGCAGATAACCAGTACACGCGCCAACAATTTCCAGTGATAACCCCCAAGCGATCACCTGCGATCGCCTGGGGGTATGTAATGTCGCCTAACCAAATTAGCCGCCTAAGAGGAACTCTGGTTCCAGGTGGACAATGGAGTGGAACTCTCGTCTCTAACGAATATTATCGGTAG